GCTGTCGATATGGAAATGCTGGAGATGCAAAAGGGAAAAAACAACCTGTTGGTCCGGAATGTCCGGAAAATGATAACTGACCGTATTCATGAAACTTTAGAATTGAATAATTTCCTGGTTAAAGTGAATTTCCATGTAAACTATGATTCCGGACATAAAGAAACCGGCATAAGCCGCCAAATAGATTCGTTTGCCCAGCATACAAAAAACACTTTTCCAAGTAGGCTAACAACCGACGAGGAGTTTGTGCTGCTGATGATTGACCTCGACCAGCAAGGTTTAAAAATGGCCAAGCTATTATCGAAGTATGGGCATGATAAGGAACTGGGGGCTTTTTCTAAAAAGCTAATAAAGCGTTTACGTACGGAAATGGGCGAATTATCAGCCTATTATCAGCGAAGTGGCAGACCTGCCATAAACAGACCGGAACATCTTTAATTGCTGCGTCATTCGTTAAAGTAACAGACAAGAACATTGCCGAGCGTTAACTTTTAAGTAAGAGCTTACAAATTGACCTTTCGATTACACTATCCCGTAAATTATTGTCTATGTCAATTCCTAAAAAGAAAAAAATTAAAAAGCCCGCCCCTGAAAAGAAAAGGCCCTGGACAGTCGCCAGAATAATTAAGGAAGTTATCTATACGCTTGTGTTCTTGTTAAGCATGGCGGGAATTGTTGTTGTTTTATGGGCGATATTCCATACGCACCTGCATTAAACAGCAACTAATTATGTTAAGACGGCACAATCCCGTTTTGACCAAGAAAAAGTTTGGACTTAAATAATTATGTAATTCTTTCCCTGAATTATGTAATAGTGATAAAAAGATGAGGCGTAACTTTGTAACGATATATTTAATTTAGAATGACAGCACCAACTCAAACACTTACTTTTCCTGTGACCGGCATGACCTGCGCCGGATGTGCGGCCAGTGTAGAATCAATGATCAATGCACAAAAAGGTGTAGAAAAGGCGGAAGTTAATTATGCTACACAGTCGGTAAAAGTAGCCTTCCATCCAGCTTTGATACAACCCTCAACCTTGCAACAGGCTGTACAATCTGTGGGGTATGATTTGATCATTGATACGGTTAATGGGAGGAAAAAACAAGAAGAAGCCCGGCAAAGCCATTTGGAAAAACTAAAGAAGAACATCATTTGGGCCTCAATATTAACCGTTCCCGTTGTATTGATTGGGATGTTTTTCATGAACGTTCCTTATGGGAATTACATCATGTTGGTACTGACAGCGCCTGTATTATTTATTGCGGGCAGGAGTTTTTTTATCAATGCCTGGAAACAGGCCTGTCACGGCAGGGCCAATATGGATACGCTTGTCGCGATGAGTACAGGAATCGCTTTTGCATTTAGCGTTTTTAATACCGTATACCCCGAATTCTGGTATCGTCAAGGGCTGATGCCCCATGTATATTTTGAAGCCGCAGCTGTAGTGATCGTCTTTATTATGTTGGGCAAGCTTCTGGAAGAGCGGGCCAAATCGAATACTTCCTCCGCTATCAAAAAATTGATCGGGCTGCAACCAAAAACCGTATTACTAATTACTGAACAGGGAGAAATAGAAACGCCCATTGCAGATGTTCAGGTTGGTAACCGTTTGCAGGTTCGACCAGGTGAAAAAATCCCCGTTGACGGCGTCCTATTTGAAGGGAACTCTTTTATTGACGAGAGTATGATCAGCGGTGAACCAGTTCCCGTTGAAAAAAAGGCAGGTGATAAGGTATTTGCAGGAACAATAAATCAAAAAGGCAGTTTTCGTTTTACGGCCGAAAAAGTAGGAAGCGCAACGATGCTGGCCCAGATCATCCACTTGGTTCAGGAGGCGCAGGGTTCAAAAGCGCCGGTGCAAAAACTTGTCGATAAAATTGCTGGCATTTTTGTGCCGGTTGTCATGTTAATTGCGTTGCTGAGTTTCGGGGCATGGATACTGTTTGGCGGGCAGCACGCCCTCACCCAGGGGCTATTAGCGATGGTGACGGTGATGGTGATCGCCTGCCCCTGCGCTTTAGGACTGGCAACGCCCACCGCAGTTATGGTCGGAATCGGTAAAGGTGCTGAAAACGGCATTCTTGTTAAAGATGCTGAAGCACTGGAACTTGGTTATCGTGTTAATGCTGTTATTCTTGATAAAACCGGAACATTAACCGAGGGCAAGCCAAAAGTCACAGATCTGGCCTGGACAAAAGAGGCCGAAGAGGACCGATCATTTCTTGCAGGGATTTTGCTGTCGTTAGAACAGCAATCAGAACATCCTTTGGCGGCGGCCATTGTAGAACATCTTAAAAATCTCGCTATAAAACCTGTTTCCATGAGTTATTTTAAAAGCCTAACCGGACGTGGGGTTGAAGGTTTGCGTGACGGAAAGCCTTATTTGGCCGGTAGCCCAAAACTGGTTAACAGCATTAACATCAAAATACCGGATGATTTGAAAAAGCAACAGGATCTGTGGCTGAATTCCGCTAAGACTGTTATCTATTTTGCAGATCATACATCGGTACTGGGGATCGTCGGCATTCAAGACAAGATTAAAAGCAATTCCGCGCAGGCGGTAGAAGATTTAAAAAAACAAGGCATCGAAGTTTATATGGTCACAGGTGACAACCGGCAAACGGCGAACAACATTGCAGCTGCAGCAGGAATTGATCATGTCATAGCAGAAGCGTTGCCTTCAGATAAAGCAGACTTTGTTAAACAACTGCAAGCCGATGGAAAGGTCGTAGCTATGGTCGGCGACGGTATCAATGACAGCCAGGCGCTCGCGCAAGCTAATCTTTCCATCGCGATGGGACAGGGTTCAGATATCGCAATGGATGTTGCTAAGATCACGCTAATATCGCCCGATCTTACGCAGATCGCCAAAGCGTTAAAGCTTTCGCGGCTGACGGTCCGTACCATAAGACAGAATTTGTTTTGGGCATTTGTTTACAACCTGATCGGCATACCTATTGCGGCGGGATTGTTATATCCTTTTAATGGATTCCTATTGAATCCGATGATCGCCGGGGCGGCTATGGCACTAAGCTCCGTATCTGTGGTGAGCAATAGCCTCCGGCTGAAATTGTCAAAAATTAACATTTAATATAAATCAATAACATGGAAACTTTCAAATTCAAAACGAATATCAACTGTGGTGGCTGCATAGCAGCTGTAACCCCATCATTAGACAATTTAAAGGGTATAGATAAATGGGAGGTAGATACAGCCAATCGCGACAAGGTGCTTACCGTGCAGGCAGAAGGATTGACTGCCGAACAGATCATCGAAAGCGTGACGGCAAAAGGCTATTTTGCACAAAGAATTGATTAGCAAACTAGCAGACAGAAATCCTGCTGCGATGTCAGCGGGATTTTAATTTAAAAGAAAAATATATAGCCAAGAACAATTGTAACTTTTTTGTGTAGTAATAAGGAATGAAGAAGTTTAGTGCACTGATCTTGGCGGCCTTATACCTGATGTTAACATCAGGGGTATCAGCCTGCTTTTTTCATTGTTGTGCCGATGCAGGCCCCGGCTATGTTAACAAGGGGGCCGCATTGTCTAAAACTGATTCTTGTGACGACGATCATTGCTGTGACGAGCCATCGGAAGACTCCGCTTATCAAATAAGAAGTCAACATTGTACTTGCTGCAACCAGCAGAACTTATCGGTGATCAAGGAAAATATTGCCGGATCATCAGAATTACATTTGGAGGTGTATCAACCTCCACTTCACGGCGTCTCATATTGCCAGGATATTGTTGTTCAGACACGCACAGATCAATTCAAATGGCCTATTTCTAAAGCACCGCCTGATGCCTCGAAGCCATTTATATACATTCTAAATCGTTCCATCCTCATTTGATTTTTAGCTGCCGCACCCCACGCGGCTGGTATTTTAATGTTCAATCATTAACCACTTGAAAATCGAATATGCTTCTTCATATAAAAAATATGGTTTGCGACCGTTGCATTATGGTCGTCAAACAACAAATTGATAATCATAATTTTCTGATCTCTGACATCAGCCTTGGTGAGGTTCAGTTCCATCCCGAACCTAACGAGGCACAGATGCAGCAGATAGCTTCCTCGTTAAAGATCCTGGGTTTTGAGATCATCGATAAGGAACGTGACCGGCTGGTAGAAAAGATCAAAAATACCGTTATCAAGCTGATTCACCATTCCGACCTGACCGATGTTCATCAAACCCTCAGCAGTATGCTTGCCGAATCCCTGCAAATGGAATATTCATATCTGAGTCGTATATTCTCCGATCACGAGGATGTAACTATCGAAAAGTTCATCATTCAGCAAAAGATAGCAAAGGTGAAGGAATTGCTGCAATATGGTGAGCTGAATATGAATGAAATAGCTAATGTTATGGGTTATAGCAGCAATGCACATTTGTCTAATCAATTTAAAAGCATCACTGGTTTGACTCCAAGTGAATATAAATCAATCAATAAAAGCGACAGGAAACCACTGGATAAAATTTAAGCTCATGAAAATCACCATTAACTTAATAATCATCTTACTGCTTGGATTTGGTCATTCAGCCCAATGTCAACAAAAAAAAATGCGTATGGGCGACACCACCATGCACATGAAAATGCCGATGCCTGCCTCAAAAAATGTCATAAAAAAACCTGCAAAGTCGACTGCGGTGACTCATCATGTGCCTTCAAAAAATACTTCGGGGATGCCAGGGATGAAAATGGAGGGCAGTTCAGGTAAGCGTTCGGGCATTAAAAAAAGAAGTAAGGCCATGCCAGGGATGAATATGAGCAAGGAAAGTATGCCCGGAATGAATATGAAGGAAAAGACGGGAATGCCAGGGATGAAAATGAGCAAGGAACGTATGCCCGGAATGAATATGAAGGACAAAACGGCAATGCCCGGAATGAAGATGCAAGATACTGGCATGAAGCAAATGGATATGCAGAAACAAATGAAAATGGGTGACGGGATGCCGGGTATGCCTATGAAAGCGATGACTAAACAGGGAAAGGACACTATAGCCAGTATGTCCTCTACCCTGAATGATCATTTTATTCATGCCGGCAAACGGATAAACTACGACCTCTATATCACGGATACTATTGCTAACTATACCGGAAAACCGGTAAAAGCAATGGCGATAAACGGCCATATACCAGGCCCCACGCTATCATTTACGGAAGGAGACACTGCTTATATTCGTGTTCACAACCGGATGAAAACAGAAACGTCTATTCACTGGCATGGTGTTTTGGTGCCCAATCAGTACGACGGTGTGCCTTATCTGACCACAGTGCCGATCATGCCGGATTCCACCCATCTGTTTATTATACCTCTCAGGCAAACCGGTACTTTCTGGTATCATTCACATACAGATTTGGACGAACAGTCTGGTCTTTACGGCTCCATTGTGATACATCCTCAAATGAAAAGCAAAGAATACCCCGAACAAGTGATGCTTTTTTCCGACTGGACGGATTATAAACCGAAAGAAGTGCAAAGGATGTTAAAACGTGGAACCGACTGGTTCTCCATTCAGAAAGGAAGCGTACTCAGTTACGGCGGAGCGATCACAAAAGGTTACCTGGGCGATAAATTAAAGCTGGACTGGAGGCGTATGCCGGCCATGGATCTGGCGGATGTCAAATACGACCGGTTTCTGGTCAATGGCTATACTGATCAGCAGTTGTCGAAATTCAAACCGGGCGAGATCGTTAGGTTGCGCATTATCAACGGTTCATCTTCCAGTTACTTTTGGTTGAATTACGCCGGAAGCCAGATGACGGTGATCGCGGCTGATGGCCTGGCTGTAAAACCTGTGACGGTTGACAAGATCCTGATCGGAACGGCAGAAACTTATGACGTACTTGTCAAAATACCCTTAAAAGGCAAATATGAATTCCGTGCGACCTATCAGGATGTCTCAGGGAAAGTGTCGGCCTGGTTTGGTTCTGGTGCCGAAGTTAAAGTGAAAGACATTCCTCCCGTGCCGTATTATAAATTGACGCACACCTTTAACCGGATGATGAGCCAGATGAATATGTCTATGAATTCCGTGCCCAACTCAAAAGTAAAAAACGACGGCCTGGAATTCAGCAAAAGTACCGGCAAAATGAAAATGGATGGCATGGATATGGGTGACATGAAAATGGATGATAAAGCAGCTAAGCCTATGCCTGAAATGAAGATGAACGGCATGGACATGAAGGGCGATTCAAGCATGAAAAAAATGGTCGGCGAAAAAGGGAAAAAAATGCCCATGAAAGACACGAAACCAGGTATGGGCGGCCAGCAGAAAGACATGGGTAACATGGATATGGGAGACATGGGAAGCATGAATATGACCGATGACGGTAAGGGCACAAAGATGGGGCCGGGTGGTTCTATGCTGCTTGGATTAGGTGGTGAAGGGAAAATACTGACCTACGATATGCTTCAGGCCAACAGTTCCACAGCCATAGAAGGGAACCATACGGTCAGGACTTACCACCTTTATCTTACCGGCAGTATGATTCGCTACACGTGGCTGATCAACAATAAAGCTCTATCGGAAGCAGACAAATTATTGATCAGAAAAGGCGAGGTTGTACGGTTTGTTTTACATAATACCACGATGATGGAGCATCCTATGCACTTGCATGGGCACTTTTTCCGGGTTCTGAATGCTATGGGTGATTCCGCGCCGCTGAAGCATACCGTCAGTATCGAACCTATGCAGGTTAAGACGATTGAATTTTTAGCAGATGAAGCGCATGATTGGTTTTTTCACTGTCATACCTTATATCATATGATGTCCGGTATGGCCAGAGTAGTCCGTTATGAAGATAACCCCAGCAATGCCGAGGTTGCGCCCTATCAGAAAAATAACCCCCTTTTAAAAGATGATCGCCGGTGGTATACCTGGGGCATGGCCTCCTTTCATTCACAAACCAGTGTCGGGTCCATTTTCATATCGAATACGCGGTATGAATTCAACGCTAATTACAGGTTCAGCTACGACGGACGTTATGAAATTGACCCGCGTTTCCAGCGGTACCTGGATAATAACCAGTATTTGGCTGCTTATGTGGGGGGCAACTTTGAGCAGACAGAAAAGGGGAGGCTGTTTCGTCGTAACGGCGATAACAGCGCGGTAGTTGGTTTGCGCTACCTTCTTCCGCTTTTCTTACAAACAGATGCGCGTATCAGCAGTAAAGGGCAGTTTCGCTTCACGATTAGCCGGGAGGACATACCACTTACTACGAGGCTGTACATGGGCTCCTCTTATAATACAGATAATGAGTTCCAGGTCGACACGCGTTATATCCTTACCAAAAATTTTGCGGTTTCGGCAAGCTACGATAACCAATATGGTTTTGGCGGAGGTCTGACCATCATCTTATAAAATCTATCATGTAATCATAAAACAAATAAAACTAAAACTAAAACTATGAAAACAGCAATTTTAATCATCCCATTTTTGACAATTAATGCAATAAGCTTAAACAACGCTAATGGATCAGTTATCGGGACTGGCCGGTTACCGGCAAATGCAGTGCTTAATATTTCAAGCTCTGAAATTAAAAAAGCGCTCCATGGTGACGAATTAATGGAGGTAATGAATAAGATGATGAAAGATATGGAGTCGCAGCCAATGAAAGGCATCGTCGACCTCGATTTCGCGTCGATGTTAAAAATCCACCACCAGGGAGCCATTAATATGGCCAAAATCGAACTTCAGGACGGCAAAGACGCCAAGTTGAAAACACTGGCCCAAAAGATCATTGATGACCAAACGAAGGAAGTTTCAGACTTGGATAAGTTGATCGCTTCTTTGCAAAGCGCCCCGAAAAACTATGATCCCATGAAAAAAAATTCAGGACCGGCAAAAGCGATGCAAGATGATATGATGTCTATGATAAAACCGGGCCATATGTCGATGTCCTCGGTGGATCATGAATTTGCTGACATGATGATTAAACATCATACCGACGGCATTCAAATGGCAAAAAGTATAATAGCCTACAGCAAAACAGACAAACTTCGTTCAATGGCACAAAAATCCATTCCGCAGCAAAGCCAGGATATCAAAGCGTTCCAGCAATGGAAGACCAATCATAAAGGATAAAATCGATAATTTAATATAAACACATTACCATGAAAATTCTATTTAAACTTTCAATCTTAACTGCTTTTATGGCGATATGCAGTGCATGTAAGAAAGACAACAGCAACCAATTGCAATTACAGGCGCATGACCAAAATCAAATGATGGCGATCATGCACGCTACCATGGCGAAAATGGATACGTTAAAAATGACCAAGGATCCGGATAACGACTTCGCGCTGATGATGCGCATCCATCACCAGGGGGCAATTGACATGGCCAACCTTGAACTAAAAAGCGGAA
This region of Mucilaginibacter inviolabilis genomic DNA includes:
- a CDS encoding helix-turn-helix domain-containing protein — encoded protein: MLLHIKNMVCDRCIMVVKQQIDNHNFLISDISLGEVQFHPEPNEAQMQQIASSLKILGFEIIDKERDRLVEKIKNTVIKLIHHSDLTDVHQTLSSMLAESLQMEYSYLSRIFSDHEDVTIEKFIIQQKIAKVKELLQYGELNMNEIANVMGYSSNAHLSNQFKSITGLTPSEYKSINKSDRKPLDKI
- a CDS encoding heavy metal translocating P-type ATPase encodes the protein MTAPTQTLTFPVTGMTCAGCAASVESMINAQKGVEKAEVNYATQSVKVAFHPALIQPSTLQQAVQSVGYDLIIDTVNGRKKQEEARQSHLEKLKKNIIWASILTVPVVLIGMFFMNVPYGNYIMLVLTAPVLFIAGRSFFINAWKQACHGRANMDTLVAMSTGIAFAFSVFNTVYPEFWYRQGLMPHVYFEAAAVVIVFIMLGKLLEERAKSNTSSAIKKLIGLQPKTVLLITEQGEIETPIADVQVGNRLQVRPGEKIPVDGVLFEGNSFIDESMISGEPVPVEKKAGDKVFAGTINQKGSFRFTAEKVGSATMLAQIIHLVQEAQGSKAPVQKLVDKIAGIFVPVVMLIALLSFGAWILFGGQHALTQGLLAMVTVMVIACPCALGLATPTAVMVGIGKGAENGILVKDAEALELGYRVNAVILDKTGTLTEGKPKVTDLAWTKEAEEDRSFLAGILLSLEQQSEHPLAAAIVEHLKNLAIKPVSMSYFKSLTGRGVEGLRDGKPYLAGSPKLVNSINIKIPDDLKKQQDLWLNSAKTVIYFADHTSVLGIVGIQDKIKSNSAQAVEDLKKQGIEVYMVTGDNRQTANNIAAAAGIDHVIAEALPSDKADFVKQLQADGKVVAMVGDGINDSQALAQANLSIAMGQGSDIAMDVAKITLISPDLTQIAKALKLSRLTVRTIRQNLFWAFVYNLIGIPIAAGLLYPFNGFLLNPMIAGAAMALSSVSVVSNSLRLKLSKINI
- a CDS encoding DUF305 domain-containing protein, which encodes MKTAILIIPFLTINAISLNNANGSVIGTGRLPANAVLNISSSEIKKALHGDELMEVMNKMMKDMESQPMKGIVDLDFASMLKIHHQGAINMAKIELQDGKDAKLKTLAQKIIDDQTKEVSDLDKLIASLQSAPKNYDPMKKNSGPAKAMQDDMMSMIKPGHMSMSSVDHEFADMMIKHHTDGIQMAKSIIAYSKTDKLRSMAQKSIPQQSQDIKAFQQWKTNHKG
- a CDS encoding multicopper oxidase domain-containing protein; the encoded protein is MGDTTMHMKMPMPASKNVIKKPAKSTAVTHHVPSKNTSGMPGMKMEGSSGKRSGIKKRSKAMPGMNMSKESMPGMNMKEKTGMPGMKMSKERMPGMNMKDKTAMPGMKMQDTGMKQMDMQKQMKMGDGMPGMPMKAMTKQGKDTIASMSSTLNDHFIHAGKRINYDLYITDTIANYTGKPVKAMAINGHIPGPTLSFTEGDTAYIRVHNRMKTETSIHWHGVLVPNQYDGVPYLTTVPIMPDSTHLFIIPLRQTGTFWYHSHTDLDEQSGLYGSIVIHPQMKSKEYPEQVMLFSDWTDYKPKEVQRMLKRGTDWFSIQKGSVLSYGGAITKGYLGDKLKLDWRRMPAMDLADVKYDRFLVNGYTDQQLSKFKPGEIVRLRIINGSSSSYFWLNYAGSQMTVIAADGLAVKPVTVDKILIGTAETYDVLVKIPLKGKYEFRATYQDVSGKVSAWFGSGAEVKVKDIPPVPYYKLTHTFNRMMSQMNMSMNSVPNSKVKNDGLEFSKSTGKMKMDGMDMGDMKMDDKAAKPMPEMKMNGMDMKGDSSMKKMVGEKGKKMPMKDTKPGMGGQQKDMGNMDMGDMGSMNMTDDGKGTKMGPGGSMLLGLGGEGKILTYDMLQANSSTAIEGNHTVRTYHLYLTGSMIRYTWLINNKALSEADKLLIRKGEVVRFVLHNTTMMEHPMHLHGHFFRVLNAMGDSAPLKHTVSIEPMQVKTIEFLADEAHDWFFHCHTLYHMMSGMARVVRYEDNPSNAEVAPYQKNNPLLKDDRRWYTWGMASFHSQTSVGSIFISNTRYEFNANYRFSYDGRYEIDPRFQRYLDNNQYLAAYVGGNFEQTEKGRLFRRNGDNSAVVGLRYLLPLFLQTDARISSKGQFRFTISREDIPLTTRLYMGSSYNTDNEFQVDTRYILTKNFAVSASYDNQYGFGGGLTIIL
- a CDS encoding heavy-metal-associated domain-containing protein; translated protein: METFKFKTNINCGGCIAAVTPSLDNLKGIDKWEVDTANRDKVLTVQAEGLTAEQIIESVTAKGYFAQRID
- a CDS encoding DUF305 domain-containing protein, translated to MRHKTLGFFALFLFYAVTVHGHGRNRYVSSGFDNQDTTVSFNSIIDKMNVQFGQLLMTGNTDRDIVMLIIVSNLGAVDMEMLEMQKGKNNLLVRNVRKMITDRIHETLELNNFLVKVNFHVNYDSGHKETGISRQIDSFAQHTKNTFPSRLTTDEEFVLLMIDLDQQGLKMAKLLSKYGHDKELGAFSKKLIKRLRTEMGELSAYYQRSGRPAINRPEHL